In Marivirga salinae, a single window of DNA contains:
- a CDS encoding M48 family metallopeptidase, whose product MIFTVDQLFTIIILIVVVDYAINTIIDVLNLKKSSAKLPEDLKDIYEEEKYQKAIKYQRTNTKFGLLSGFSSVIIMFLVLYFGILGELDSWTRIYFDSVITQTLAFFGIVYIINDIWNIPWQWYAAFNIEEKFGFNKLTLALFWKDKLKSYLLTAIVGGILLSVLVLLILWLGQSFWWIFWLVIVLFMVGANFFYTSWILPLFNKLTPLEDGSLREKIMSYGKSVNFPIENIYIMDGSKRSSKANAFFSGFGKRKKIVLFDTLLDKHTDEELVAILAHEVGHYKKKHTISGLVSAVLQTGVMLLIMSYMIFNPYLSQALGAEQLSFPVNFIAFGIIYTPISMLLSLFSNFISRKHEFQADKFAANTYNGEELQNALKKLSIDSLSNLKPHKLYVIFHYSHPPLLQRLQAIDKHK is encoded by the coding sequence ATGATTTTTACTGTAGATCAATTATTTACGATCATTATTTTGATTGTGGTGGTCGATTATGCCATCAATACTATTATAGATGTTTTAAATCTCAAAAAATCTAGTGCTAAACTTCCGGAAGATTTAAAAGATATTTATGAAGAGGAAAAATACCAAAAAGCAATAAAGTATCAGAGAACGAATACTAAGTTTGGCCTTTTGAGTGGTTTTTCTAGTGTTATTATAATGTTTCTGGTATTGTACTTTGGTATTTTGGGAGAATTAGATTCCTGGACTCGTATTTATTTCGACTCGGTGATTACCCAAACCCTGGCATTTTTTGGAATAGTTTATATCATCAATGATATATGGAATATTCCATGGCAATGGTATGCTGCATTCAATATTGAAGAGAAATTTGGTTTTAATAAACTGACCCTCGCTTTGTTTTGGAAGGATAAATTAAAGTCCTATTTATTAACCGCTATTGTTGGAGGGATATTACTAAGTGTATTAGTCCTATTAATTTTGTGGCTTGGTCAATCTTTCTGGTGGATTTTCTGGTTGGTTATTGTATTATTCATGGTAGGAGCTAATTTTTTCTATACAAGCTGGATATTGCCACTTTTTAATAAATTGACACCACTTGAAGATGGATCATTGAGAGAGAAAATTATGAGTTATGGAAAATCTGTAAATTTTCCGATTGAAAATATTTATATCATGGATGGTTCAAAACGTTCTTCTAAAGCCAATGCATTTTTTTCAGGCTTTGGAAAACGGAAAAAGATCGTATTGTTTGATACACTTCTGGATAAACATACTGATGAGGAACTAGTAGCCATTTTAGCACATGAAGTAGGTCATTATAAGAAAAAACACACAATTTCTGGTTTGGTAAGTGCTGTTCTACAAACAGGAGTAATGTTACTCATTATGTCCTATATGATTTTTAATCCTTATCTAAGTCAGGCATTAGGCGCTGAACAATTGAGTTTTCCGGTTAATTTTATTGCTTTTGGGATAATTTATACGCCAATTAGTATGCTTTTATCTTTGTTCTCAAACTTCATTAGTCGAAAACATGAATTCCAAGCGGATAAATTTGCGGCAAATACTTACAACGGTGAAGAACTTCAAAATGCTCTTAAAAAGCTTTCTATTGATAGTTTAAGTAATTTAAAGCCTCATAAACTGTATGTGATCTTTCATTACTCACATCCGCCTTTGTTGCAAAGATTACAAGCTATCGATAAGCACAAGTAA
- a CDS encoding PorP/SprF family type IX secretion system membrane protein encodes MVKLINSQKLLVMVMLVLFFSSFNEAKAQDPQFSQFYAAPLYLNPAFAGNTQMSRAGINYRNQWPSINANFTTYSAYFDHYFDMISSGVGLIISRDEEGIAGLRSTSVGAQYAYQLRLSENLTFRPGVQAAVFNRNLNFSNLTFGDQWDPETQSFENPTGEISTGESKTFFDLSFGGVLYSENYWFGYSVFHLNQPNQSILGDESKLPMKHSFHAGYRIPLKTGYKKGFTRSGDERSITPTAQYKMQGGFQQLDLGIYSTLEPMVVGLWYRGIPFQTPNGFSSSESLVALLGYAYEKISVGYSFDYTLSDLGIRSGGAHEISISYVLSLTDPRRPPADKLRIPCPKF; translated from the coding sequence GTGGTTAAACTAATTAATAGTCAAAAACTTCTTGTAATGGTAATGTTGGTTTTGTTTTTTTCTTCATTCAATGAAGCAAAAGCGCAAGACCCTCAATTCTCTCAATTTTATGCAGCTCCATTGTATTTAAATCCAGCTTTTGCAGGAAATACGCAAATGAGTAGGGCAGGAATAAACTATCGAAACCAATGGCCTAGTATTAATGCTAATTTCACAACTTATTCAGCCTATTTTGATCATTATTTCGATATGATTTCAAGTGGAGTGGGCTTGATTATTTCCAGAGATGAAGAAGGAATAGCGGGTTTAAGGTCTACATCTGTTGGGGCTCAATATGCATATCAACTGCGTTTAAGTGAGAATTTAACATTTAGACCTGGGGTGCAAGCAGCCGTTTTTAATCGAAATCTTAATTTCAGTAATTTAACTTTTGGAGATCAATGGGATCCGGAAACGCAATCATTCGAAAATCCAACGGGTGAAATCTCAACTGGGGAAAGTAAAACCTTTTTTGATTTATCATTTGGTGGAGTACTTTATTCAGAGAATTATTGGTTTGGCTATTCAGTTTTCCATTTAAATCAACCAAATCAATCCATATTGGGAGATGAAAGCAAATTACCAATGAAGCATTCGTTTCATGCAGGCTATAGAATCCCTCTAAAAACAGGCTATAAGAAAGGCTTTACTAGAAGCGGTGATGAAAGAAGTATTACACCTACCGCTCAATATAAAATGCAAGGTGGTTTCCAACAACTTGATTTAGGAATTTACAGCACCTTAGAACCAATGGTGGTAGGTTTATGGTATAGAGGAATTCCATTTCAAACGCCTAATGGTTTTTCATCCTCAGAATCATTAGTAGCCCTTTTAGGGTATGCTTATGAGAAAATATCTGTAGGTTATAGCTTTGATTATACCTTATCTGATCTTGGAATTCGTAGTGGAGGAGCGCATGAAATCTCTATTTCTTATGTCCTATCCCTTACCGATCCTCGTAGACCACCAGCAGACAAATTAAGAATACCTTGTCCTAAATTTTAA